Genomic segment of Perca flavescens isolate YP-PL-M2 chromosome 7, PFLA_1.0, whole genome shotgun sequence:
ATACACAGTCACATCTAAAATCTTACAAGAAAATGGCTTCTCGTCTGTGTGGCTTCTCAAGTCTTGGTTGATTCTAAAACTTTTTCCGCATGCTTTACAAGGAAATGGCTTCTCACCGGTGTGGGTTCTAATGTGTGTCACGATCAGTCAAACGCCgagtaaccagtaaccagtaacatagctcaagcacggagTTCGTCGTttgactggtcgtgactgttttcccaagatggcgcctgcctgtatacgtgagcggtactgtctttataaactatctttttaataaactgtctgtacacttacagagttctcaatgcttcggtttgcgTGTAGGGACCTTcgttatgctaccgtggaagtgtggtgctatttggAGCCTTGTTAggggtatagaaatagcgatttatttttactttaggCGTGCcacgacgactagcgttataataTGGTATatgatgtgtgtttttaacctgactccgccagatggattgcttcgcatttgctcggcatatccatctgggaactttccgttggagaacttttgggaaggggcggaatactggttatttgattggatgaaccatctgtctatcacctatgttggtgatagatgggccaaatcaaccaatcagatccacgaagtgtatgaaaatacaaccacaagcccgcccctgctgctgcaggcaaagcatagctcgtaagctcagcatgcaaacatgtcggtaaaggatatttaccatttgtgtaacgagaatttaggaataaaaggcaccatttcaggttcccggaccagattccaaaagaaggatccaagagaaaaaaagcattagcgagcggctaacagaattagggctaccgctggctgataatactggttagctgattggataaaccatgggtctatcaccacctaacccacctcaaaaccaacgctgattggcccggtcgtttggctaacggctccaaattttctctgcctcaagatgccagactgatctgcgagtggaaaactggagctcacgagatcaggacggtctcacgaggctagtgtGTTTTAGTCTTGGtttctgatgtgaagcactttggatacctgttggtgactgtaaagtgctatataaataaatgttgattgattgataagctaattagcggtttgcgctaaaactggtcacattcaattagcatgaaaacatatcccagagaacggtcgactcggtacacatgtgttattaccCCCTAGGGTCATTTTGCGCTGGATTTCtctttaaaaggtccaatgtgtaggaatttctcccatctagcgttgagatcatatatcgcaatcaactctctcgcgccacgcagttcaaagtacgtattacagctacggtagccttgaCGCTTTTTTCTGATGACGCTTTGCTCTTTTCaacatcctttttctttttctgattcTCATTTGGGCTGTCAGGTTACGATTAAATACAAAATCTTGCCCACATTTTTTTGCAAGGATACTGCTTCTCACCTGTGCGGGTTCTCACGTGGACTGTCAAGTTACTATTCGATACGAAATCTTTCCCACAGGTTATGTAAGAAAATGGCTTCTCACCCGCGTTGCTTTTCATGTGGACACTCAACACCTTGCTACGTTTGAAACCTTTTCCACGTGCGTTACAAGAATATGGCCTCTCACCTGTGTGGGTTCTCATGTGGACTGTCAACTTATTATTACAACGAAAATCTTACCAACAGGTTTTGCAAGAAAACGGCTTCCCACCAGTGTGGGTCTTCAGGGGTCTAGACAAATTTGGCCCCATCCTTGAAAGCTTTTCAACGAGTTAGGGCTGTGTACGTTGTTACTGTCATTTCTAGTTGATCCTGAGTCTCCATGCTTGCCTGCTTTCTGATCTTGGCTCTCAGCTACATGAGagatgtaatactgacagctagcgttTAAAACGGTTACTGCAGCCCAAATTCATAATACTGAAAAGGGTCATCTCCCCCCGGCACCTCCTCCCCAGCGTCGAAGTTCACGGGAGTTGCCAGGTGTTGAGAACGCTGAACCCAACGTCACACAATGCCATTGTTAGCATCTCTAATATTTacccttttttttaacctcgTCTCTGGTTATGCAACCGTTCAGAAAGATGgcgagtttttttttgttttcgtttgtttgctgcttccatggctGCACCAACAGCTATAGCGCGCTGGGTTTGGGTTTTTACAgttatatctggcaacccggcccgGCTGTCAGAATAGGcagttgataccaacacacaggcCGAACCGAAAACCGGAAATTTTacaggagaaaatactggctctagcattgttgtcagaaaactagatatctgatgacacattggggtccttttttgattaaatacagtaaatatattacatattccACCATTAATCATTTCATTATCTATATTTacacatttgtgtatttatttattcattcatatatTGTTTAATTCACTTATTCATTTATTGACACATGTATTAATATATTtagaattttatttatttatatatacacgTTCATTTATCCATAGTGTAACTTGCTGCAGCAAAATAGATAAATGTTCATCTCTGTGCAACGTGGAAACTTGCAAATGGCATTAGGACCACTAGGGGGAGGCAGAGGATCTGTCTCATGTGCTACTACTTTTCAGCCTTGTTGATACAGTACAACCTTTACGAAGGTAGAATTTACTGCGGGACttttgtattagactgcattagttttactGTATGCAAGTCAAACTACACAGCAAAAATCACAATCTGATTGAACCAATCGACAGCTCAGTTACAGTGATTAGTGTTACTTAAATGGCATTCTTTTGACAATTTTCTTATAGAGAGGGGAATTAGATATGGTATTACTTTATCATGCATTTACATGAGCAGACAGATAGCATTTAAGTCATAGCCTACAGAAGAACTCAGCAGGAGCCCAGACTGAAAGTAAATCAATTCCCCCGTGCAGCTTTGATGTGTCTAAAAGCTAACATTACAGTAACAGGGGACAAATGGAAGAAGAGAATTAGGTCTGTCACTTTTTACTTGTTAACATCTTGGTTTCTTGACTGGCTGTTGACATAAGTGTAGTtctaatacagtaacaaaagatGCAAGTGCAGAGATTTTGCAAACGCAAGTTATtacccccccacacccccccgctctttcaatcctagtgacgtccGTGATTATGACAACGCAATCTGAAAGCCCAAATCTGCACGAataattttactttaaaatattgtAAGCACATTTTGTGGATTTTAAGGCTTGTGTATACTTCTCAGAAGTACATTTTTGAATGAAGGACTTCTACTTGTAACGGAATAttttgtaatggagtatttccAAACAGTGGAATTACTGCTCCTACACAAGTACTTCGGATCTCTTTGGGGACCCATGAACCCAGTAACGCTGCTCATATCTAATGCAATGCGTAATAAAATAGCCACAACTTCCCCAGAGCACGCAGCGTTCTACCACCCACTGCAAACATCAGCATCCACAGCAGCACAAACAAGACACAAATAGCACATATTTCTCCGTTTGAGTTTACTGACTTTACGGTCTTTACTACCAACAATAAATATCCTGCAACACAATGTAGCTTATAGTCACAGACAtgcttcaaataaaaatataaaaagacaaaaactattCAAGTTAGCTTCGGGCTACCGCAAGAAAACAGATCCAACGTTATTGCACATTTCTGTACATGGCCTGGTGGGAAATTTGGCAAACCAGATAAAGTCAGGACTAAATGTTCTATTTCACATGTGACCCCTGTGATCAGTGATGGCCCTCATGTTAAGACTGAGTGGTGAGAGTAAACAGGTGAActaaggtttaaaaaaaatagaaaaaaagacaggCAGATAAGGCAGATTATctgaaattagaaaaaaagattcaaGTTAGAGAAAACTATAGGCTAAACAAAGGCCCTGAAATACAGTGCAAAAGTTGAGCAAAAACATTTACTGGTAAATCTATTGTATTAGTATTCTTTCTCTCAGCCACAGCAGCCATCTACTTCCACTTCCTAACAAAGAAGTACATCCACTCTTATGTAACACGAGCCCTGACAATACACACGAATATTGCTTTGGTGCACACGATTCCAACGATGATTTATGATACATAGGGAAATCTACAGTTTAAGGCAATGCATTAGACtgttacatacacaaaaaccgtctctagcttttctttttttgagttGTGGGGTGATGCAACCATGCAGACAGAGCACTAACGGCCAGTGTGTGACTGATGGACTGTATGTAGATACTAAACAAACTAAGTttgagaaacttttttttttttttttttttttctcgaacTCTCTCAGTGGAAAAATATGAAAAGATATGTTCACATTGTTTCATGTCATGAGAGGGTTTGAGTGCCTGtacaaagcagtaatcagagcaataataataaaaaaaattctaattgTTTTCAGCGGTTATGTTCTTAAAAgcacaaatgaacacacacacccctacgCAGGAAGGTGCCGCCTTGTTGGGTGAAAGCAGAGCTCCATCCTGTcggtttctgtgtgtctgtcagttagACTTGTGTGTCGATACGAGACGCTGAGGGGCAAAGCAGCTTTTGGGAATGAGGGCGGGGcctctgcagatacagacaccaccacGCACTTCTAGTGGGTCACAAGTGATGACTGAGAGGGATTACTTTTGTAtgtctgggtgaaagtcctgtgtttgacccatccaccaacatccctacgcggatttttgCCATCATattactcgctacggcgtaaattGACACGCAACCGCGAGGtgatgtaagtcaatggaggccaaacggcgttgataaacatgctacaaagcgattatgcgtcttgataacgtGCCAAaatggcgtgtcatacatacgccacttcatgagatcagtctgacgTTGTTTTAAGAGGAAAGCACCgcatattatacctttaacGTGCTGGGGTACAAATCCAGATTCCGGGTTCTgtgcaaaaatgtatttcaaggtTAGCTAAACCGGGAATATCTGAGCAGCGCTACATGCTAAAAAAGTTGTGAAGaaaaatttggatggtgcaacaaggcacgCCTGCTTGGTTTTTTTCCATAGACCGTTAAATAAATGGATAAATCAACACTGTAGACTTGtaacggagaccagtgaaggatattagaagcacttttccggtgatgaccgagcgttactgagcagcctccaactgagcttgaagacgtagatgtgacgtgagcaacgtgtctgaaagttggaagtcttctggtagctgtgccaagagaaatctcaatcattcccaatcttacagagacggagagtgtaggtatatgtaaggagataacatagacacaggctaattattgctaactaattaaacttaaacagctaatttaattcgaaactgcctgcgagcttctcctgtactatacggtaattcctctatgTGACAGAAAGTCGCGTGATGACGACACAATCGTTatcctatttttacaaaaacgtctgctacggagccataacgtgaggtacaaggtaatggagccttttatacattgtcgtgtttctttagaaataaacaacggacaaatagagcctttaaacgcttcagatgtaaagttatttgctgtcaaagtggcgccaaaatgaatggcagtcaatgggatctTAACagcgggtgatggcttgttagcatcgaAATGGCTCCATAGTAGGTACGCTTTGCGGAggctggcttacccccttggttcttTCGGCAAATGACtgcaaagatttacaaagaataggtttatgtttatggcatttcctctctaactgggaaaACTTTGGGACCGATTAGTGGGATTGCTACGgaccaaatacacacagagatacattgtaaccatgtatccagctaatttaaatagctcacgttactgtattcaACTGTGTGAACCGTTAacttttctaatgttgtatgtggcattttcttttctttcattttctttcatttcctaAATAAGTTCCTTCCCGGGAATATTTTTGCAAGAGGCACGgccgattgcgattggtttaaagaaatgcaaccaaccccagagtgttttttttctcctatcccagaatgtatgctCCTTTTGCCAAACCTTCCTCAGCGGTGCTGTGGAGACAGGTCTGGCACAACAAagactgtggattttgtcccccaTCTCTTACATTGGAAGCACATTAGGAAGGGATCCTTTAACGGTCAGTATGGACAAGAGGAATAATTGCATGCTTCAGTGTACATGACCTGACTACTGAAAAAATGTGAACTTATCCTTTAAGTACCCACCGTTAAGTGCCTCCGATAATGGCCAAACATGCACCGGCGCATGTCAGAAGCCTCTTTGCCTGAGCCTGCAGCTGCCTTGGAACCATGACTGAATGCTGGGCTATGTGTAAACTACAGAAGACTAGATCTACCTATAGTAGTGCTGCTTAGTTAGTAAAATAAATCATGTAGAATATTGGCAACTTGCCCTGTAAAGTCTACACACGTTTCAaaggaaacagaaaaatgtCCTCTCTGTGGTGGGCGTGTGTGCATCAGTAACAGTAGTAGAGTTGCGAGCGCAGCCCCCTGAAGGTGTCGTCGTCCTGCCCGCTGGCCTGCTCCCCTTCGAACAGCATGGCGTCTGGAAGCACCACGCCCTCTAGTGGATCCGGCTGGCAGAACTCCACTATGAATTCCTCCTCACAGTTCAGAAGCACTCTGGACCACGCACACAAGTCCAGCTGGGCCGCGATGCCGCCGTACTCCTCGGGCAGAACCGAGCGGGGGATGTTCCGGTGCAGAGAGCGCAGGTCCGAGCCGTGGAGAATGTactgtggggtgggggggggggggggggacagcaCAGAGACTATCAGTGACGTCATCGCCCTCAACGTCGCATTCATTATTCAAAGTGgctattagggctgcacaatatctatctgtctatatatattttgttattgcCATATCAACTTGCACAGTAAACACATAACGAAAGACTGACATATCTCAAAAGACACTCTGAGAAGAAATTTTTTTATCAGTTAGTTATCAGTGGAAAACTGCAATTTGAAATCTTACggtcagtcttttttttttttttttttttaaatggtgctTTCTATGTTCCATTTAATGTTCAATTTGGAAataatttcctttcatttgttttaaattcaagcAATCtgctgtattttagcagaatactgaaaagcagaagaaatgcagaactgagtacactattttttctgtttatttattgcaaatAGTGTTATCGCGATATACAACaacattatcgcatattttcctcataggGTGCAGTCCTAGTGGCTATGATCAATATTTCATGTCAACTTAGAGATGCGACCCATttaaacccacagagaattatcacccaacGGCGCCATCTCAACTCTGCTGAGATTGATGGCTTCTTTCTGCCCGTTGTTATGGTTTTACAGATTCCACAACTTTACTGATTTGGTTTACTGCCATAGCAAAGTTTTCGGCCGTAGccggcagttttttttttacctgaatAGCTCTAAAAACCAACTGTACAGCGGCCGGGCACAGTTAGcagctagctggtgaacatatgCATGGTAAGGggctctatgagagtgtgtgtcatggtggtattggacttatttgcactaccGCCATGACACACACTCTTACTGAAAAGACTCCTTCCGATCCATTTCATTTTCCATTCCATCATCACCATTACATCACCCTACAGTTCCTTCACTTAGCATGCACACTGAGtcacagggtcagtccctgccctgtcaccgcaagcgtctcatgcttatacatcccttagtacattcatgtggatttttatttagtatcttttcttttattgtccatattgtatgtatgtatgtatgtatgtacagtatgtatgtatgtatctatctatctatctatctaggaGCATTTAGCAGTTAAAGAGCCAGATTATTCTCTCAGTAGTTGGAGTGCAAATCAGAGCTACACTAATTACTAGACATACATTCATAAGTAAAATTAATgctaaattatagagtgtggtctagacctactctatctgttaagtgtctcgagataactcttgttatgatttgatgctataaataaaattttattgaattaatgttgctctgtgtctgctgagtgtaaaaaataaaactgtactCTAAATCTTTTTCCATGTTTACTTCCACATAAGGTGATAACAAGTCAGTGATGTGCTTCCAGCTCGTTTCCGCTGCCCACATATAAAACCCAGTTGCTGCAGGTTGAAATGAACACAAAGGAACCCCTGCGCAAGAGATTTCGGAACATACaaggttgtttggctcgagttCATTCCCCTGAAAAGAAAATGCTCGGTCTTCTGTTTTGCACACCGTTCCAAATGGTCCTTTGTTTCAAACAAAAGAGTCGGAGACAATTTGAGCACAATAGTTACCCTCTCTGCCATCTTCTCCTTCAGAAAAGGCTTTATTATGGCAAAGATGCCTTTGAAGATCATGGGCTCGTTTATTATGTTAACGGCCTTGATTCGGATCGGAAAGCCATCCTGTGAATTAGAAGAGAAACTGCATTCAGAACGATCCCAGCTGGTCCTTGTCAAACATTTCAGATGCGTTTTATGTAAACATTACACACCCTGAAGTCACGACAAAACTCAACAGCCAGTGCTCAAGTAGCCGCTGGTTGTAAATTAACGGAGGTTTTTCCTCACGTGTGTttaaaagggatagtttggcttttttgaagtgtggttgtatgagctacttctccatagtcagcGTGTTAATCGTCTCGCACGGCCAGAACCTTCCTCCACCACGCTgccgaggagggtctggctagtccacacagcattctggcaTGGGAGTaaaaacgtgctgtggtttattggcgtttctttaaaccaatcacaatcgtcacagagccccggtgccgcttcaaaatagcctcgggaaggaacttgttttggtgtgtgtacgttcaaaggttgttttagtcgtgcaacagaaaactcagattggacaggtagtctagctagctgtctggatttaccctgcagagatctgaggagcagttaaccatagtcctcagaaatccaccagaggttagaattacacaagttaactgttcacacaatacagtagcgtgagctatttaaattagctggatacatggttaaacctcatttgctcttaccagtgtattgccTTGTGTATTTTTTGCCTAGCAGTTCCCACCAATCgatcccaaaacgtcccagttagtaaatgccgtaaacatattctttacaaatctttacaatcattcaccgaaagaaccaagcaggcctcaACTCTCAAATAGTTATTTGCTaacttcattttcattttttcaataCATTGAATTCAAAACAACCTAAATGAGTCACTGGATCACCCGATGTTAGGCGTTCTCACCTGGAGGATGCTTACAACTTTTTTGGCGAGGAACGGGCCTGGATTGGACGCTTGGGACATGCCCACTCCGGTGTAGTCGGCTAAGATCACAATACCGTTCACCTGCGTCTCCTCCGGCTGGATCAGCTTCTCCAGAGTCAGATAAATGGCCCTCACATTGTCGACAAATGGATAATCATTTGGTTTCCATTTCCCTGTAAAAAGGAGATTGAGTTGAGTAAGCGCACATCATGAGTAAAGCCTGTCCTGGAAGAATTAGTCACACACTATGTACTTAGAGATTTGAAAAAGGACACACAGTTCGAGGTCCACTGGATAGGAAAGCTAAATGGAAAACAGTATTTATAAACTGGTTAGTATGGATAGTCAACCAATGTCCCTCGCCTTgccaaacaacccagagcgtatTTCTTTTCTCCTATCCCCTTTGgtgtgtagccagaccttactccacagcgctgtggagagaggtctggcaatgcgagactataaaATGGTTAAATCTAGGGCTGtttattggcaagaatctggcgatatgATACGCATCACAATTCATTgtaacacatatacatatacatatatatatatatatatatatatatatatatatatatatatatatatatatatatatatacacatatatatatatatatatatatatatatatatatatatatatatatatatatatatatatatatatatatatatatatatatatatatatatatacatatacatatacatatacatacatatacatatatatatatatatatatatatatatatatatacatacatatacatatatatatatatatatatatatatatatatatatatatatatatatatacatatatatacacatatacatatatatacacatatacatatatacatatacatatatatacacatatacatatatacatatatacatatacatatatatacatacatatatatacatatacatatatatacacatacatatatatacatatacatatatatacatacatatatatacatatacatatatatatatatacatacatatatatacatatacatacatatatatacatatacatatatatatacatacatatatatacatatacatatatatacatatacatatatatacatacatacacatatacatacatacatacatatatggatttttttttaagtataattttagaaaaacaaatatttaaaaaaaagacattcataaaagtcaaagaagtttactttaggtaaacaattcagtacacagaaaatctaaTTTCCATAtcaaaaataggcgttggttctatttctatcAGGCAGGCGTTTTCGGcgcgcgtgtcacgcaggcagtgtgtaagctctaacctgttaccatgggagccgaaatataaatggacacgccacgcagcggACACGCTCGCGcaacgcatccagtgtgt
This window contains:
- the ttpal gene encoding alpha-tocopherol transfer protein-like isoform X2, with product MADEHESFDLRSPPLDPSAAAGHSWFPGPPPPMYSCTLTPELVHKAREELQEKPEWRLRDVQALRDMILKEQPNLRTRLDDAFLLRFLRARKFDYDRALQLLLNYQAGRKAWPEVFQDLKPSTVKHVLDLGFLTVLPQPDPNGRYILCLRPGKWKPNDYPFVDNVRAIYLTLEKLIQPEETQVNGIVILADYTGVGMSQASNPGPFLAKKVVSILQDGFPIRIKAVNIINEPMIFKGIFAIIKPFLKEKMAERYILHGSDLRSLHRNIPRSVLPEEYGGIAAQLDLCAWSRVLLNCEEEFIVEFCQPDPLEGVVLPDAMLFEGEQASGQDDDTFRGLRSQLYYCY
- the ttpal gene encoding alpha-tocopherol transfer protein-like isoform X1, with the protein product MLIEGVYVCPSRLLLKASPAPPRPSMADEHESFDLRSPPLDPSAAAGHSWFPGPPPPMYSCTLTPELVHKAREELQEKPEWRLRDVQALRDMILKEQPNLRTRLDDAFLLRFLRARKFDYDRALQLLLNYQAGRKAWPEVFQDLKPSTVKHVLDLGFLTVLPQPDPNGRYILCLRPGKWKPNDYPFVDNVRAIYLTLEKLIQPEETQVNGIVILADYTGVGMSQASNPGPFLAKKVVSILQDGFPIRIKAVNIINEPMIFKGIFAIIKPFLKEKMAERYILHGSDLRSLHRNIPRSVLPEEYGGIAAQLDLCAWSRVLLNCEEEFIVEFCQPDPLEGVVLPDAMLFEGEQASGQDDDTFRGLRSQLYYCY